Below is a window of Mus caroli chromosome 2, CAROLI_EIJ_v1.1, whole genome shotgun sequence DNA.
GGCCCTGAGTCTGTCTCTCTGATTCACCGGCAAATTCTCGAGGCATTGGGTGGCCTTGGTAATGGACAAGACTCGCATCACAGGCAGGTGCATGTGTGACTCTTTGTTTGACAACAGACCTTGCACCTTGACAAGCCTCCAGGGACTCAGAATGGCAGATGACATTCCTTTAACAAGCAAACCAGACTGTGATCATTGTTCTTTCTAGAGGAGTTGTTCAGGATTCAGGGTAGCTTGCTGTTGCCTTGCCAATACaatttctcttctacttttttctttttccaccgGCAGAGAAGCAGCAGCTTAAAGGTCTTCCTGAAGGTTCTGTTGCAGAGAGCATAACAGATGGGGTTGATGGTGCTATTGACATAGCACAGCCAGTAACCCAAGTGCCACAGGGTGACAGGGACACACTTGTCACAGAAGGTGGAAACCAGGACCATGATGTTATAAGGAGTCCACGTGATGATGAAGGCCAGGAGAATGGCGCTCAAGGTCTGCgctgctttcctttctttaacTAGGACCATTCTCTTTCGTTTGGTCATTTGATGGCTGAGGTGGGGATCCAGGCCTTTTGTTGAAGGGTCTTTGGACACTGGGAAGGAACAGGGCATGATTTTCACCTTATGACAGCCATTGTTCGTCTCCTGGGTCCCGTCAGCTTTTACCACCAATCGGAACTTATAAGCAACACACTTCTGACTCTTGAGTCTGTGAGCAGCACCTGGAGACAGGAAGTACTTGGGAGTGTCATAGTCATTGTTTTCAGTCCGAGGGCTCACAAACGTTTCCTTGGTCTCTTGGGTATTGAATTCCTTCCCCGGACTTTCCTTGGCCTCATTCTTGTAGACCACTTGAAAGACAGGGTCAGTGGTGGCCTTGGCTTCGTCCTCTGAAGAGGGGCAGCTGCTACAGTTGGTAACTTGCTCAGCCTTTTCCCAGTCAGCACTTAGGTCAGTGGCCTGGGTTGGCTTTCCTGTTGTTGAGGTGCTTCTACGGGAGGATGACCAGGAGGCCTGGTTCCTTTCTCTCTGGGCCAGGCTGGGTCTAGGGCAGCTAAAGAAAGATCTGAGCAGGGTCCTGTGAGCCGGTTTTCTCTTCTTGACTTCTGCCACAGAATCGGAACCTTGGAGGTCAGCCAGGTCCTTGGTTCGCTTCTCTGTTTCCCGGTAGATCCGGCAGTAGAGTATGGTCATGACGGAGACAGGGATGTAGAAAGCAGCAATGGCGGTCCCAAAAGTGATGGTGGGCTCAGAGAGGAACTGGATCTGGCACTCATCAGGTGGTACTGTCCGCTTCCCGACCAAGTACTGCCAGCAGAGGATGGCTGGCGCCCAGAGGATGAAGGAGACCAGCCATGCCAAGCCGATCATGATGCCAGCCCTTTTTGGGGTACGCTTGGCTCGGTATGTCAGTGGTCTTGTGATGGAAAAGTAACGGTCAAAGCTAATCACCAGAAGGTTCATGACAGAAGCGTTGCTGGCTACATAGTCAAGTGCAAGCCAAAGGTCACAGGCCAGACTCCCGAGAACCCAGCGTCCCATGAGGATGTAGGTCGTGTAGAGGTTCATGGAGAAGATCCCAATGATGAGGTCTGCACAGGCCAAGCTGAGCAGGTAATAGTTGTTAACTGTCTTGAGCTGACTGTTGACTTTGAAGGAGATCATGACCAAGACATTGCCGACAATGGTCATCAGACTGACCACAGCGGTCACAGCTGCAATAGTAATGACTTCCCACAGTCCATGGCGTTCCAAAGCCTGGTGATTTGCCGGGGTGCCGTTGACAGTGGTTTCATTGTGATAAGACTCCCCTTCCATCCTGGCTCAAGAAATTACACCCAGATTTGGTCCAAGGTTTGGAGCTACTCTCTGTTTGGCCTCCCCTCTTCTTGGCCAGTATCTGGAAGAGACACAAACAGGTCAGTTCTGCTCATCACACACACTTctgcatggttttctttttcattcagggCTCATCATTGTTAACAAAATTATGAAGTGCACGTAGAACAAGATGCTGAATTGTTGGACCTTTTTCCCCACTGAAGAGATTAATTATTAAAACTATTCATAGTGTTGAAATACTTAAGGTAAGTATGAGGTagaaggcaaaataaaatttGGATAACATTCTAGAAATATATCTGTACACATCATTGCATTGGATGACAGTatagtaatatatgtatataactttATCGTTGCAAAATTCTTCTGCCTAATGAATTTTGGACTTTGACTATAAAAGTTCAATTACATGTTTTTCAATGAAAAATTCTGACATTTTTACACACGTAACAAATGAAttttgtcttcctgcctcattGCCCTCTCTCATTCCCTGCTTCTCCCACTGAAACCATTCTTCTTCCATAGAAATTTCTAGGCCATCAGTAGTAACATTTTTATCAGggctattctttttaaaatgtattagttCTTCGAGAATTCCATATGTTGTATTTTGAGCATATACACCTCCCCCAAACCCTTCTAGACCCACCCCTtcttacccacccaactttgtgtcttttactttttttgttttgttttgttttgttttttgttttgttttttttcgagacagggtttctctgtatagccctggccgtcccGGAACTCacgtcccggaactcactttgttgaccaggcttgtccttgaactcagaaattcgcctccctctgcctcccaagtgctggaattaaaggcatgtgccacaggcctggcttttactttttttttttttttaaactgtataatccttttgctttttttaacAGCCCTCAATGCCTGAGCATCTTTCATATGTGTGAAACTGCTGCCCTCTTGTGGCAATTttataaaagggagaaagaaaagaaaaaatagaattgcttaaaaggaagggagggggaggttagagggggaaggaggggtggagggcaggaatgggggtagggtgggggataAAAGTGGAGttgtgggaggggggaaggtgagtgtgagtgtgacaGACTTGAATTTGGGACACATAAACTGGACATGAACACCAGAGGTAGCAACCAGAAGCAGTAGGCTTAAAACACAAGTGCTCACAGTGGGTTAAATATCAAGAAGAACTCCAGAACTCCTGTCGAAGGAATGTGCGAAGAAACAAAGGTTTAGGTGGCTCTTATTAAGTAAcctgtatttaatttcttttgactGATAAAGAAGAAATGCAGTCCAAGGTTCATTTCATTGAAGAGATGACTTCTCATGGTGTCTGAAGCGATAATGTTAGGAGCAGGATTTTAACTGACTGGCTTTAAAAATGGTGTTTATTAGTGTACTAAGTGCCTTGGAGCATAAAAGAGATGTGCCAGCACATGAATCGAGAGGCTTACTATTACTCGGCTTTATCAACCATCCAGGAAGAAAGTTGGGCCTTCAGGGATAGAAAGGCCTATTCCTGAGGATATTAAATGGTTGCACTGTCGTTGAGCACAGGAAAGCCGGTGAGACAGTTTAAATTCGAGGACTAGACAGGGAGTcattggatatgtgtgtgtgtgtgtgtgtgtgtgagagagagagagagcgcttttCTCCCAGTTCTGGGGNGGGGGNGGGGGNGGGGggctccttttccttctgtcttatgCAGTATTCTCAGACTTCTGGAAACTTACCATTTTTCTATGTGTGCCATGTCATAAAAAGTCTCGGAAATACTGCTGTAGATAGATTTATGGGAAAATCGGAAAGTCCAGAATTCCTTGGCAGCCAACTCTTtccaaaagaagtaaaaacaaagatTCTATATTCATCTTTGCACTCCTAATGAACACGTGTTTTTCTGTATGCAACAGGAGGAGAATGTCTTGAGGAGACAGCAATCCACTGCTTCATGTAAGGCTGATTGATCTAGGAAGATTAGGACTGATGCTTGAGCCTGGTTTTAGTTCCAAGGAGATCAGAATGTATCTTGTTAAATCGTGTGGGCTGTGGTGGTCAGAAAGCTGTGTGGAGCATGGGAAAGAGGGACGAGGACAAGAGTGATTACGTGTGCATGGGTGTCTGTGCACCGTGTTTGTGCAGGCATGGAGTGCCCTTTGGAGGCTAGAAGTGGGAGTCGAGTCTCCTAGGaatggagttgcagacagttgtgagccaccgtgtgaatgctaggaattgaatcctgGCCTTCATGCAGAGCTGCGAGTGCtttttaagtgctgagccatctgtctagtctggccttttcttatttttaaagaaaagtggaaataaaccacattttcatgCTAATGAGAATGGCACATTAGAAGATAAAACTGATACATGGGAGAACATGCTAGAGTTTCTGGTCTCCAGATAAGTGAGCTGGCATGGGGCCTAAAGTGACAACAGAAGTAACTGCCTGGGACTGGAACTGAGGTCCAACAATAGTATCCCAAGGGAAGGTGGAGTGTAAGCGTACGGATCCCAGCTGCTGTGTGCATTATCTTCTCATAATGTCTGTTACAGAAAACCTGGTCAACAGCTTAGAGTGTGGAGGGCAGTAGAAATTTGCAGTGTATATTTTAGGGATGGCCCCATCAATTTTGAGTTCTCTAAGCCTGATCCCTTGAAGCTCTTTAACAAATTCCATTAGAGTCTCATGGGCTTTGATCGTTCTATCACCTCTAGAATAAAATGGGCAGTAACTTGGGACTTACAGCATAGGTCTTGCCAGAATCCCTCTGTGTTCTGTGAGTACCCCTAAGTAGTAGATGCAGATGTTTAAAATTCATAACAAGTGGAACGCCAGACCTGGTGATGCAGGCCTAAGAGCTAATCCTAAGAAGGATGGACAATTCACGGCCTGCCTGGACTCCAGAGTTAGGAAAAGGCCAATTTATTGAGATGCTggttcaaaagaaaaaggaaaaagagcagATTTCTTTCTAAGAAGTCCTACCAATgttttccattcttctttttcACACATCAAGTATAAGAAGGCAGCTGAACTATTTTAAAAGTTGGCCTGATTACAGAAAATTCAGAAAGATGTGTTTGCTGTATGAGACTTATATTTGTAGGGGGTCAATGCTTTGTTTTAGAACTGTCACAAACAGCCAGGATGTGGTGGTgtatgactttaattccagcacttgggacacagaggcaggtggatctctgtgagttcagagccagcctggtctatctagtgAGGCTCTccgccagtcaaggctacatactgagacccatttcttctttctttcttttctttctttctttctttctttctttctttctttctttctttctttctttctttctttctttctttctttctctcctttctttctNNNNNNNNNNNNNNNNNNNNNNNNNNNNNN
It encodes the following:
- the Chrm5 gene encoding muscarinic acetylcholine receptor M5, with the protein product MEGESYHNETTVNGTPANHQALERHGLWEVITIAAVTAVVSLMTIVGNVLVMISFKVNSQLKTVNNYYLLSLACADLIIGIFSMNLYTTYILMGRWVLGSLACDLWLALDYVASNASVMNLLVISFDRYFSITRPLTYRAKRTPKRAGIMIGLAWLVSFILWAPAILCWQYLVGKRTVPPDECQIQFLSEPTITFGTAIAAFYIPVSVMTILYCRIYRETEKRTKDLADLQGSDSVAEVKKRKPAHRTLLRSFFSCPRPSLAQRERNQASWSSSRRSTSTTGKPTQATDLSADWEKAEQVTNCSSCPSSEDEAKATTDPVFQVVYKNEAKESPGKEFNTQETKETFVSPRTENNDYDTPKYFLSPGAAHRLKSQKCVAYKFRLVVKADGTQETNNGCHKVKIMPCSFPVSKDPSTKGLDPHLSHQMTKRKRMVLVKERKAAQTLSAILLAFIITWTPYNIMVLVSTFCDKCVPVTLWHLGYWLCYVNSTINPICYALCNRTFRKTFKLLLLCRWKKKKVEEKLYWQGNSKLP